Proteins from a single region of Bdellovibrio bacteriovorus HD100:
- a CDS encoding tetratricopeptide repeat protein: MSRIQVTWVVKTRKGQVKGPYSTEAILKMIGEGVFSGQEMISKLPDGQWTLISKEPAFYDKLLEALEGVVDVDPKKAQKMEAETVIVQAPKAPRNNTNTGSTPSPESFANVQPQKPLLQQIDVLDTPAYVPPAQKIASVSSGDSKSDSVIELSNIKNMEKGEIAKSLKLPALILAVVIVLGVWLLWDTGPADGSKIHLLAPGKSTATLSDQQIKEKLNEALFAMEQDTFESYVAAQNKLVSIVEGAPMNIEVRALLCVVYFELWPHAVQDAQDIKTIAGVTQATRALNVISPFGQVCEAVKLMTAGRYKEAKGTIEATLEGSEPFSLLPVLYDFKAELLAGEKDYVNAVPYYEKAAQLWEKWLHPQVSLAEALYHQGDFTTAAGILRNVLTKNPKHKEAKVFAGIVEYNGFKKSDTAYAFLNSGLESKGRIPSLIEAEGYGALAEIFVLRGEKKKALEVAQKAFGLNPNNGELRQLVIRLGGTDKVKGDKGRNNELLYLGDQYVRQGDFLAAQAEFKAAFEADPKNGTAAMKAAKALWQLNQSFEAIEWLNKAIKAEPKLVSAYVLQADYMSQRFDFIGALQILTNAMRIAPNNYEVLRGLAQLEFRKNNMPGTVNYALRAAKAYDGDIDTYILLAKANGLLARSIMPINKKEIERKDNASKDAIRYATKAVEIDATNPDAQITYAKMLAQTNGVDSGITYLSELIKRFSYTLDYRIALAEVYKSEDRYSQAKDIYEKVTEADPRNKKAWLGLGESEKALGLNDKALKAFLSAAVLDPTDGEALFQAGKLYLETSRFEEAIQQFKRVQRLNANYPRTHYYIGKAAFASGDFATALEASKSEKKLNPNVADSYILAAEVFTARRQYAECAAEYSTAMKLRPQGADIYVKSAQCYRQSGSLDVAEDMLALASARESGYAEIYREQGAIYEMKGDTRSAAQAYNKYLGLSPNALDRAEIEAKIMRLGN; encoded by the coding sequence ATGTCACGCATTCAGGTCACTTGGGTTGTTAAAACAAGAAAGGGTCAGGTCAAAGGACCTTACTCCACCGAAGCCATTCTTAAAATGATTGGTGAGGGTGTCTTTTCCGGTCAGGAGATGATTTCTAAACTTCCTGATGGCCAGTGGACTCTGATTTCCAAAGAGCCGGCTTTCTACGACAAACTTCTGGAGGCTTTGGAAGGCGTCGTAGATGTCGATCCGAAAAAGGCCCAGAAGATGGAAGCCGAAACCGTGATCGTGCAGGCACCGAAAGCTCCGCGCAACAACACGAACACGGGCAGCACCCCTTCTCCGGAAAGTTTCGCCAACGTTCAGCCGCAAAAGCCGCTGCTGCAGCAAATCGATGTGCTGGACACGCCCGCCTATGTTCCTCCGGCGCAAAAGATTGCTTCCGTCAGCTCGGGTGATTCCAAGTCGGACTCCGTGATCGAACTTTCCAACATCAAAAACATGGAAAAAGGTGAAATTGCCAAGTCCCTCAAGCTCCCCGCACTGATTCTGGCGGTGGTGATTGTTCTGGGGGTGTGGCTGCTGTGGGACACCGGTCCTGCGGATGGATCCAAAATTCATCTTTTGGCGCCTGGAAAATCCACCGCCACCCTTTCAGATCAGCAGATCAAAGAAAAGCTGAACGAAGCGCTGTTTGCGATGGAGCAAGACACGTTTGAATCTTACGTGGCCGCCCAAAACAAGCTGGTCAGCATCGTTGAAGGCGCGCCGATGAACATCGAAGTGCGTGCGCTTTTGTGTGTCGTGTACTTTGAACTGTGGCCCCATGCCGTTCAGGATGCCCAGGACATCAAAACCATTGCTGGTGTGACCCAGGCCACGCGGGCCCTGAATGTAATCAGCCCGTTTGGACAGGTTTGCGAGGCGGTGAAACTGATGACCGCCGGTCGTTACAAAGAAGCCAAGGGCACCATCGAGGCGACTTTGGAAGGCTCTGAGCCGTTCTCGTTGTTGCCAGTGCTTTACGATTTCAAGGCCGAGCTTTTGGCGGGTGAAAAAGACTATGTGAATGCCGTGCCTTACTATGAAAAAGCCGCTCAGCTTTGGGAAAAGTGGCTGCATCCGCAGGTTTCTTTGGCCGAAGCGCTTTATCATCAAGGTGACTTCACCACGGCCGCCGGGATTCTAAGAAATGTTCTGACAAAGAATCCCAAACACAAAGAAGCCAAAGTCTTTGCCGGGATCGTGGAATACAACGGCTTTAAAAAATCCGACACCGCTTACGCTTTCTTGAATTCGGGATTGGAATCCAAGGGTCGCATTCCCTCTTTGATCGAGGCGGAAGGTTACGGCGCCCTGGCTGAAATCTTTGTCCTGCGGGGAGAGAAAAAGAAAGCCCTGGAAGTCGCGCAAAAAGCCTTCGGATTAAATCCCAATAACGGGGAACTTCGTCAGTTGGTGATCCGCCTGGGTGGCACTGACAAGGTGAAGGGTGATAAAGGCCGTAACAACGAGTTGTTGTATCTGGGAGACCAGTACGTTCGCCAAGGGGACTTCCTGGCGGCCCAAGCTGAATTCAAAGCGGCCTTTGAGGCGGATCCGAAGAATGGCACCGCGGCCATGAAAGCCGCCAAAGCGCTGTGGCAGTTGAATCAAAGTTTTGAAGCCATTGAATGGTTGAATAAAGCCATCAAAGCCGAACCCAAACTGGTGTCAGCTTACGTGCTTCAGGCTGACTATATGTCCCAGCGTTTTGATTTCATCGGGGCTTTGCAAATCCTGACCAATGCCATGCGAATTGCGCCCAACAACTATGAAGTTTTGCGTGGACTGGCGCAGCTGGAGTTCCGCAAGAACAACATGCCCGGCACCGTGAACTATGCTCTGCGGGCGGCGAAAGCCTATGATGGGGACATTGATACTTATATCTTGCTGGCTAAAGCCAACGGACTGCTGGCCCGCTCAATCATGCCGATCAACAAAAAGGAAATTGAGCGCAAAGACAACGCCTCCAAAGATGCGATCCGCTATGCCACCAAGGCTGTGGAAATTGACGCCACCAATCCGGACGCTCAGATCACTTATGCGAAGATGCTGGCGCAAACAAACGGGGTGGATTCCGGAATCACATACTTAAGCGAGCTGATCAAACGTTTCTCCTACACCTTGGATTATCGAATCGCCCTGGCGGAAGTGTATAAATCCGAAGACCGTTACAGTCAGGCCAAGGACATCTATGAAAAAGTCACCGAGGCGGATCCACGCAATAAGAAAGCGTGGTTGGGACTGGGTGAAAGTGAAAAGGCCCTGGGATTAAACGACAAAGCCCTGAAGGCGTTCTTAAGTGCGGCGGTTTTGGATCCCACTGATGGGGAGGCTTTGTTCCAGGCCGGGAAGTTATACTTGGAAACCAGCCGTTTTGAGGAAGCCATCCAGCAGTTTAAACGGGTGCAGCGTCTGAACGCCAACTACCCCCGCACGCACTATTATATTGGGAAGGCGGCGTTTGCTTCCGGGGATTTTGCGACCGCTTTGGAAGCCTCTAAATCCGAAAAGAAGCTGAATCCAAACGTGGCTGATTCCTATATTCTGGCAGCGGAAGTGTTCACCGCCCGCCGGCAGTATGCCGAATGTGCTGCAGAGTATTCGACCGCCATGAAGCTTCGTCCGCAAGGGGCGGATATTTATGTGAAGTCCGCCCAGTGTTATCGTCAGTCGGGATCCCTGGATGTGGCTGAAGACATGCTGGCCCTGGCGTCGGCCCGCGAAAGCGGTTATGCCGAAATCTACCGGGAACAAGGGGCCATTTACGAAATGAAGGGCGACACCCGCTCTGCGGCGCAGGCCTACAATAAATATCTTGGCCTCTCGCCAAATGCTTTGGATCGTGCTGAAATAGAAGCGAAAATTATGAGACTGGGCAACTAG
- the serS gene encoding serine--tRNA ligase, translating to MIDIKLLEKKAETGTSYYDEYKQGLVNRGASTEVLEQIMELNKKRKELITQAETAKASQNKLSGEIGKIKREGGDASAILAEVDVLKTQVKELEAKAAEADQQVTNLALVIPNKPHSSVPVGSSEKDNKEIKVVGTPTQFSFKAKEHWELGEALNIIDFERAGKTTGTRFAFLKGAAAQMERALIQFMMDKHSMKHGYTEMIPPFMVNSNSLLGTGNFPKFKEDVFHLEGSDLYLIPTAEVPVTNYYNNEILDEKDLPQSFCAYSPCFRSEAGSAGRDTKGLIRQHQFDKVELMVFAHPDKSHEVHEALTSHAEQILMDLELPFRRVLLCTGDMGFGSAKTYDLEVWLPGQNAYREISSCSNFEDFQARRANIRFRSAGGKPQFVHTLNGSALAVGRTLVAILENYQREDGSVGIPKALQPYMGGRTEIRK from the coding sequence ATGATTGATATTAAACTTCTTGAGAAAAAAGCTGAAACCGGAACTTCTTACTATGATGAATACAAGCAGGGTCTTGTGAATCGTGGTGCTTCGACCGAAGTTCTTGAGCAGATCATGGAGCTTAATAAAAAGCGTAAAGAACTGATCACTCAGGCGGAAACGGCCAAAGCCAGTCAGAACAAACTCAGCGGTGAGATCGGTAAAATCAAACGCGAAGGCGGCGACGCTTCTGCCATTTTGGCTGAAGTCGACGTTTTGAAAACCCAGGTGAAAGAGCTTGAAGCCAAGGCTGCGGAAGCCGACCAGCAGGTGACAAACCTGGCGTTGGTGATTCCGAACAAGCCGCACTCTTCTGTGCCTGTGGGTTCTTCTGAAAAAGACAATAAAGAGATCAAAGTTGTTGGCACTCCGACCCAGTTTTCTTTTAAAGCCAAAGAACACTGGGAACTGGGTGAAGCGCTGAACATCATTGATTTCGAGCGTGCAGGTAAAACCACCGGCACTCGTTTTGCCTTCCTGAAAGGGGCGGCGGCGCAAATGGAGCGCGCGTTGATCCAGTTCATGATGGACAAACACTCCATGAAACATGGTTACACCGAAATGATTCCTCCGTTCATGGTGAACAGCAACAGTTTGTTGGGCACCGGGAACTTCCCGAAATTCAAAGAAGACGTGTTCCATCTGGAAGGCTCTGACTTGTATCTGATTCCAACCGCGGAAGTGCCGGTGACGAATTACTACAACAACGAGATCCTGGATGAAAAAGATCTGCCACAAAGCTTCTGTGCGTATTCTCCGTGCTTCCGTTCTGAAGCGGGCTCAGCGGGTCGCGACACCAAAGGTCTGATTCGTCAGCACCAGTTCGACAAGGTTGAATTGATGGTGTTTGCTCATCCGGACAAGTCCCATGAAGTTCACGAGGCATTGACCTCCCACGCTGAACAGATCCTGATGGATCTGGAGCTTCCGTTCCGTCGTGTGCTTCTGTGCACCGGGGACATGGGCTTTGGATCTGCGAAAACTTATGATCTGGAAGTATGGTTGCCGGGTCAGAATGCGTATCGTGAGATCAGCTCTTGCTCTAACTTCGAAGATTTCCAGGCTCGTCGCGCGAACATTCGTTTCCGCAGTGCGGGTGGTAAACCTCAGTTCGTTCACACCCTGAACGGCTCTGCTTTGGCGGTGGGAAGAACCTTGGTGGCCATCCTGGAAAACTACCAGCGTGAAGACGGTTCCGTGGGCATTCCAAAGGCTTTACAGCCTTATATGGGCGGCCGTACGGAGATTCGTAAGTAA
- a CDS encoding DUF4476 domain-containing protein, producing MSVLFKICVSLMSLALLAGCDSGGGSKDGNNNANGKPSVKNRINWSSIPSKYNPSIEDVEFRVDGYEKINVNVFGFDDDVEVVYSKDLRADSGLLRIYRVWAKSASWGSVNERPNGTTLDLIGNGSYSCSIATSNREIVQLEGGCYVRIQVFMPAGAEIEVYNVNKLMTKRFFAIKTDVMLEQLDRASRDEDKFAVIETYLASYRGLKKKPEMQAVQLGDVVSEFPFSEGKFKALRLLHATVVDRENLSKMIEDRFSYFDRAEARRIVGI from the coding sequence ATGTCGGTTCTTTTCAAGATCTGTGTTTCATTGATGTCTTTGGCTTTGCTTGCAGGCTGCGACAGCGGCGGTGGCTCGAAAGATGGCAACAACAACGCCAACGGAAAACCCAGCGTAAAAAACCGCATCAACTGGTCTTCCATTCCTTCTAAATACAATCCCTCTATTGAAGACGTTGAGTTCCGCGTGGACGGTTATGAAAAGATCAACGTGAACGTCTTTGGTTTTGATGACGACGTGGAAGTGGTCTATTCCAAAGATCTGCGTGCCGACTCCGGGCTCCTGCGTATCTATCGTGTCTGGGCGAAATCGGCTTCCTGGGGTTCTGTGAATGAAAGGCCCAACGGCACCACTTTGGATCTGATTGGTAACGGCAGCTATTCTTGTTCTATAGCCACTAGTAACCGTGAAATCGTGCAGCTTGAAGGCGGCTGTTATGTGCGCATTCAGGTCTTCATGCCAGCGGGTGCCGAAATCGAGGTTTATAACGTCAACAAACTGATGACCAAAAGATTCTTTGCCATCAAAACGGATGTGATGCTGGAACAACTCGACAGAGCCTCCCGGGATGAAGACAAGTTTGCGGTGATTGAAACTTATCTGGCTTCTTATCGCGGGTTGAAAAAGAAACCCGAAATGCAGGCGGTTCAGCTGGGTGACGTGGTATCTGAATTCCCGTTCTCTGAAGGAAAATTCAAAGCGCTTCGTTTGTTGCATGCGACAGTTGTGGACCGAGAAAACCTGTCCAAGATGATTGAAGACAGATTCAGTTACTTCGATCGCGCAGAGGCCCGCCGCATCGTCGGGATCTGA
- a CDS encoding DedA family protein, whose product MELIDIILHLDKHIAEWIVFFGPWLYVILFLIIFAETGLVVTPFLPGDSLLFALGAFTVVEGGLNLWVILISLTIAGILGDTVNYHIGKYLGPKVFESDSRFFKKKYLEQTHAFYERWGAFTIVAARFAPIVRTFAPFVAGIGEMQYRKFIVYNIGGAIAWVWIFVLAGHFFGNLPVVKQNFHIVIFGVIGVSLLPMVWPWVSSKLKKKQA is encoded by the coding sequence ATGGAACTCATTGATATTATATTGCACCTTGATAAGCACATCGCTGAATGGATCGTTTTCTTCGGACCATGGCTGTATGTGATTCTTTTCCTGATCATCTTTGCTGAAACCGGCCTGGTGGTGACACCGTTCCTGCCGGGGGATTCCCTGCTGTTTGCACTGGGTGCTTTCACCGTGGTGGAAGGTGGTCTGAATCTTTGGGTGATTCTGATCAGTCTGACCATCGCCGGGATTCTGGGCGACACCGTGAACTATCATATCGGGAAGTATTTAGGACCGAAGGTCTTTGAGTCGGATTCCCGCTTCTTCAAGAAAAAATATCTGGAACAAACCCATGCCTTCTATGAGCGCTGGGGAGCTTTTACAATTGTAGCTGCCCGCTTTGCTCCGATCGTTCGCACATTCGCTCCGTTTGTAGCTGGTATCGGTGAAATGCAATACCGCAAGTTCATCGTTTACAACATCGGTGGTGCGATTGCGTGGGTGTGGATCTTTGTTCTGGCAGGTCACTTCTTCGGAAATCTTCCGGTGGTGAAGCAGAACTTCCATATCGTTATCTTCGGTGTGATCGGTGTTTCTTTGTTGCCGATGGTGTGGCCGTGGGTTTCAAGTAAGCTTAAGAAAAAGCAGGCTTAA
- a CDS encoding nucleotidyl cyclase domain-containing protein yields the protein MFAKNKKNKSVVVLIVSVFWIGYVIASAVQFYLNVKELTDREVERRLIQMRFVQESFTPLVITENFTQLKDRLEGARNLFLIDFYILQNGPEVVLWYNNFDNLAGINVDYQNFNQTLETDKLAIRTIKLMDYRFTVGVFQDKNQIMLQTALSMKGLILQDLLIVTLIVGLVVYLFLKDILDITQILSNRDRSKLASIKTLSKEGRTLLKATQTYESTKKYLEHENRYYSDSLTPAILHEMKSGQKAPYAFQSTMIRVDLNGYTQIFLDKKDEYVTEIMNTYFIKARELIERYNGLIYQYVGDEIVFHIKEDQQNSQALALACLRSVFEAAQQIEASLPEGADHYFKVKGSFVLGKIRFVNQDSGFALSGLPLIESARLLSQVDDKASSSVTFYAEAADSVEGLCTVSDTKETLLKGFSKPSTLFRAKNFTTVTEALQKDVSLLTYFRSDEDLCAAYEFLSAEIESGKDQSFFTAFGILKTYKVRMSGEMQAEAFTSFLRTIQNANKAGKANDKVLSAAISLASNFVPSYLVKESLLEVLSSCLEHTDPRVQANTIIVLGDLAEDIAFLRRFVYSKNNRVSADALLVSGKRNMDKELAEKLKEYLDSKNPLFVASGRFVVKSLGEHYKSVDPVFYETNPHLKELVSRLTG from the coding sequence TTGTTCGCCAAAAATAAAAAGAACAAGTCTGTCGTTGTCCTGATCGTCAGTGTGTTTTGGATCGGGTACGTGATCGCCTCTGCGGTACAGTTCTATCTAAACGTGAAAGAGCTGACCGACCGCGAAGTCGAACGCCGCCTGATACAGATGCGCTTCGTGCAAGAAAGCTTCACTCCGCTGGTCATCACCGAAAACTTCACTCAGTTGAAGGACCGACTGGAAGGTGCCCGCAACCTGTTCCTGATTGATTTCTACATTCTTCAGAATGGACCAGAGGTGGTTCTTTGGTATAACAACTTTGATAACTTAGCTGGAATCAATGTCGACTATCAAAACTTCAATCAAACTCTTGAAACTGACAAGCTCGCCATTCGCACCATCAAACTGATGGACTATCGCTTCACCGTGGGCGTTTTCCAGGACAAAAACCAGATCATGCTGCAAACAGCTTTGTCGATGAAAGGGCTGATCCTACAGGATCTTCTGATCGTAACCCTGATTGTGGGCTTGGTCGTTTATCTGTTCCTGAAAGACATTTTGGACATCACACAGATTCTTTCCAATCGTGATCGCTCAAAGCTTGCCAGTATTAAGACCCTTTCCAAAGAGGGCCGTACACTTTTAAAAGCCACCCAAACCTACGAAAGCACAAAAAAGTATCTCGAACACGAAAACAGATACTACTCAGATTCCCTGACTCCGGCGATCCTGCATGAAATGAAGTCCGGCCAGAAAGCTCCCTATGCTTTCCAAAGCACCATGATCCGCGTGGATCTGAACGGCTACACCCAGATCTTCCTAGACAAGAAAGACGAGTACGTCACCGAGATCATGAACACGTACTTCATCAAAGCCCGCGAACTGATTGAACGCTATAACGGTTTGATCTATCAGTACGTGGGGGATGAAATCGTTTTCCATATCAAAGAAGACCAGCAGAACTCCCAAGCCCTGGCGCTGGCGTGCCTGCGCAGTGTCTTTGAAGCCGCCCAGCAGATTGAAGCAAGCCTTCCCGAAGGGGCTGATCACTATTTCAAAGTAAAGGGCAGTTTTGTCCTGGGTAAGATCCGTTTTGTGAATCAGGATTCTGGCTTCGCCCTCAGTGGCCTGCCCCTGATTGAATCCGCACGCCTGCTAAGTCAGGTGGATGACAAAGCTTCAAGTTCGGTCACTTTCTATGCGGAAGCCGCCGATTCGGTGGAGGGTCTTTGCACCGTCTCTGACACGAAAGAAACTTTGCTGAAAGGCTTCTCCAAGCCTTCGACTTTGTTCCGCGCAAAAAACTTCACCACGGTGACTGAAGCTTTGCAGAAAGACGTGAGCCTTCTGACTTACTTCCGCAGCGATGAAGACCTGTGCGCCGCTTATGAATTTCTAAGTGCTGAAATTGAATCTGGAAAAGATCAGTCTTTCTTCACAGCCTTTGGCATTTTAAAAACCTACAAGGTGCGAATGAGCGGCGAAATGCAGGCCGAAGCCTTCACAAGCTTCCTGCGAACCATTCAAAACGCCAACAAAGCCGGAAAAGCCAACGACAAAGTTCTTTCTGCCGCTATCTCTCTAGCATCGAACTTTGTGCCTTCTTATCTGGTGAAAGAATCCCTGCTGGAAGTCCTAAGTTCTTGTCTGGAACATACAGATCCCCGCGTTCAGGCCAACACAATTATTGTTCTGGGCGATTTGGCTGAAGACATCGCCTTCCTCAGACGATTTGTTTATTCCAAGAACAACCGAGTGTCTGCGGATGCTTTGTTAGTCAGTGGTAAGCGTAATATGGACAAGGAACTTGCCGAGAAGCTGAAGGAATATCTGGATTCCAAGAATCCGCTGTTCGTCGCCAGCGGCCGCTTTGTTGTGAAGTCACTGGGTGAGCACTATAAGTCCGTGGACCCCGTGTTCTATGAGACCAACCCTCACTTGAAGGAACTGGTCTCGCGCTTGACTGGCTGA
- a CDS encoding DUF333 domain-containing protein translates to MRQIFTLLVLFLVLMTVNAGAAPARKLKMFTPETKKYVVVSVLDYQGLTLSESCLKNGKMNCDAWKAAQTKLDVAKTPNVGVIGNPAARYCLSHKALNRILLDAKKAEYDYCVFPDGSVIDSWTLYNKHFSKKQ, encoded by the coding sequence ATGAGACAAATTTTTACTTTGCTGGTGCTGTTTTTGGTTCTAATGACCGTAAATGCTGGAGCGGCGCCTGCGCGCAAGCTGAAGATGTTTACTCCCGAGACCAAAAAATACGTCGTTGTTTCTGTTTTGGATTATCAGGGACTGACGCTTTCTGAAAGCTGTTTAAAGAATGGCAAAATGAACTGCGACGCCTGGAAAGCGGCACAGACCAAGTTGGATGTGGCGAAGACTCCGAATGTGGGTGTGATCGGCAATCCAGCCGCTCGTTATTGCCTTTCACATAAGGCTTTGAATCGTATTCTTCTTGATGCCAAAAAAGCAGAGTACGATTACTGCGTTTTTCCGGACGGCTCGGTGATTGATTCGTGGACTCTTTATAACAAACACTTTTCCAAGAAGCAGTAG
- a CDS encoding nucleoside deaminase, with translation MNKEFMLRAIELSRNNMRAGAGGPFGAVIVKDGKIIGEGWNKVTSSNDPTAHAEVSAIRDACSKISNFELAGAEIYTSCEPCPMCLSAIYWARIEKIYYGNTRKDAAEINFDDDFLYQEIPKDLKDRKVPMVQCAHTEALEVFKEWDSKTDKVPY, from the coding sequence ATGAACAAAGAATTTATGTTAAGAGCCATCGAGCTTTCCAGAAACAACATGCGTGCCGGCGCAGGCGGTCCTTTTGGGGCAGTCATTGTTAAAGACGGCAAAATCATCGGTGAAGGTTGGAACAAAGTGACTTCCTCCAACGACCCTACCGCGCATGCTGAAGTTTCTGCTATCCGCGACGCTTGCTCCAAAATCAGTAATTTTGAACTGGCTGGTGCGGAAATCTACACAAGCTGCGAACCGTGCCCAATGTGCCTGTCGGCGATCTACTGGGCCCGCATTGAAAAGATCTATTACGGCAACACCCGTAAAGACGCCGCTGAAATCAACTTCGACGACGACTTCCTTTATCAGGAAATTCCAAAAGACCTCAAAGACCGCAAAGTACCCATGGTTCAATGCGCTCACACAGAGGCATTGGAAGTTTTCAAAGAGTGGGACAGTAAGACCGACAAGGTTCCGTACTAA
- the queF gene encoding preQ(1) synthase, producing the protein MKKKNGRDSKELADFALGESQTNYPETYAPEVLEAFDNKNPGKIAWTTFVCTEFTSLCPKTRQPDFAKIFINYIADKKMVESKSLKLYLFSFRNHGDFHEDCVQTICDDLVKLMKPKYIEVIGEFTPRGGIAIYPYANYAAKDKFFQELYKKRMSEYAPGKYSMELSKLY; encoded by the coding sequence ATGAAAAAGAAAAACGGCCGTGATTCCAAAGAGCTTGCTGATTTCGCCTTGGGTGAAAGTCAGACCAACTATCCAGAAACATATGCTCCAGAAGTTCTGGAGGCCTTTGACAACAAAAACCCGGGCAAGATCGCCTGGACCACTTTTGTATGTACTGAATTCACGTCCCTGTGCCCTAAGACCCGTCAGCCGGATTTCGCAAAGATCTTCATCAACTACATTGCTGACAAAAAAATGGTCGAATCCAAATCCCTGAAACTGTATCTGTTCAGCTTCCGTAACCACGGGGACTTCCACGAAGACTGCGTGCAGACCATCTGTGATGATCTGGTGAAGTTGATGAAGCCTAAATACATCGAAGTTATCGGCGAGTTCACACCGCGCGGGGGGATTGCGATTTACCCTTACGCGAACTATGCGGCGAAAGATAAGTTCTTCCAGGAACTTTATAAAAAGCGCATGAGCGAATACGCTCCGGGCAAGTATTCTATGGAGCTATCCAAGCTCTATTAG
- a CDS encoding DUF4423 domain-containing protein, whose product MTSSAATTKPQLKDYLNVTFFLKDIYAFRKAHEDSFSYESWAFELGFEHRSFLRQVVIGRRALTDTTAAQISQRMFFTEAEREHFMVLYRYSRSRTQPERDLFGKRLMQILKDNYYQTEVEVSEDFLRSPLFPRMQVLLSLGDKAKTVEEMARLLQADVLEVEKGIVILTRLNLAEQVGAGYRATVSSFKVPSSLGNEVLLNYHKNNLQEAISATNLPGHLRRYKSLILAMSQEEFEQFLKNMDAFVKEQLHRFDTSNETESRRLFQVNMNLFSVSTQLD is encoded by the coding sequence ATGACATCAAGTGCGGCGACGACCAAACCTCAGTTAAAAGACTATCTGAATGTCACCTTCTTTCTGAAGGACATCTATGCCTTTCGTAAGGCACATGAAGACAGCTTTTCCTATGAATCCTGGGCCTTTGAGCTTGGCTTTGAACATCGCTCCTTCCTGCGTCAGGTGGTGATCGGGCGCAGGGCTTTGACCGATACCACCGCCGCACAGATCAGCCAGCGCATGTTCTTTACCGAGGCGGAGCGGGAGCACTTTATGGTTCTTTACCGCTATTCACGCAGCCGCACACAGCCCGAGCGCGATCTGTTCGGCAAAAGACTGATGCAGATTCTGAAGGACAACTATTATCAGACAGAGGTAGAAGTTTCAGAAGACTTCCTGCGCTCTCCGCTGTTCCCGCGCATGCAGGTTCTTTTAAGTCTTGGTGATAAAGCCAAGACGGTCGAAGAAATGGCACGGCTGTTACAAGCCGATGTGCTGGAAGTGGAAAAAGGCATTGTGATTTTGACCCGTTTGAATCTGGCAGAACAGGTGGGGGCCGGCTACCGAGCCACAGTCAGCAGCTTCAAAGTTCCCAGCAGCCTTGGCAACGAGGTTCTGCTGAATTACCACAAGAACAATCTGCAAGAGGCCATCTCGGCGACCAACTTGCCCGGCCATCTCAGACGCTATAAGAGCCTGATTCTGGCCATGTCCCAGGAAGAGTTTGAGCAGTTCCTTAAAAACATGGACGCTTTCGTTAAAGAGCAGCTGCATCGCTTTGACACGTCCAACGAGACAGAGTCCCGTCGTCTATTTCAGGTGAACATGAACCTGTTTTCTGTCAGCACCCAACTGGATTAA
- a CDS encoding PepSY domain-containing protein, with the protein MKQLALTILLATISISAHAKKECTSEPKDKWMTEEAFKKKVEAEGYKISKFKQPGTCYEIYGTNKEGKKVEIYFNPVDGSIVKAK; encoded by the coding sequence ATGAAACAGCTAGCCCTTACAATTCTATTGGCAACCATCTCAATTTCAGCCCATGCAAAAAAAGAGTGTACCTCAGAACCAAAAGATAAATGGATGACCGAAGAAGCCTTTAAGAAAAAGGTCGAAGCCGAGGGATACAAAATTTCGAAGTTCAAGCAGCCGGGGACTTGCTACGAAATTTACGGAACCAATAAGGAAGGAAAGAAGGTCGAAATCTACTTCAACCCGGTTGATGGATCGATCGTGAAGGCGAAATAG